The following are from one region of the Hyla sarda isolate aHylSar1 chromosome 6, aHylSar1.hap1, whole genome shotgun sequence genome:
- the INKA1 gene encoding PAK4-inhibitor INKA1 isoform X2, translating to MQRPRLDPSTLQLHMKISEPALSEQMDCMLRVLQDLKRSSPATAEESSAPPARRPLKRDIRSSHRTSDLSEADSACCVDLPSDVSPVSCGQRGLEWDSGYSEVSGSSLRGEEEEDDVEDEVQVAAPPVLRRHIQPPCSRLTSGGLMRSRHGRIRPKSTSDVCLEQWGGIGLGSGSQDWTGCLLSQSRSRQPLVLGDNSFADLVKQWMDLPESGDEDERRTRWLNKPHGFLVSLSGNVKKRLGNISRPRGRTEQEAIKRLSCPQLGCRPLSPFYHQSLSDIAEASSGLLHCRSRQPIICSDGLF from the exons ATGCAGAGACCCCGCCTGGACCCCAGCACCCTCCAGCTG CACATGAAGATTTCTGAACCTGCGCTGTCCGAACAGATGGATTGTATGCTCCGTgtgttgcaggatctgaaacgTTCCTCCCCTGCAACGGCTGAGGAATCTTCTGCACCTCCTGCGCGCCGACCGCTAAAGCGCGACATCCGTTCTTCACATCGCACTTCAGACTTGTCCGAGGCAGACTCTGCATGCTGCGTGGATCTGCCCAGTGATGTCTCTCCAGTGAGCTGTGGCCAGCGTGGTCTAGAATGGGACTCCGGCTACTCAGAGGTTTCTGGAAGTTCCCTGCGGGGGGAGGAAGAAGAGGATGATGTGGAAGATGAAGTACAGGTGGCAGCCCCTCCAGTCCTACGCAGACACATCCAGCCGCCATGTTCACGTCTGACATCAGGGGGACTGATGCGCTCTAGACATGGGAGAATTCGTCCAAAATCCACATCAGATGTCTGCCTGGAACAATGGGGGGGCATTGGCTTAGGGAGTGGCTCCCAGGACTGGACTGGGTGTTTGCTGTCCCAGAGCCGAAGCCGGCAACCACTAGTTTTGGGGGACAACAGCTTTGCTGATTTGGTCAAACAGTGGATGGACTTGCCAGAAAGTGGTGATGAGGATGAGCGGCGGACACGATGGTTAAACAAGCCTCATGGCTTTCTTGTCAGCTTATCTGGTAATGTGAAAAAACGCCTTGGGAACATATCACGACCACGTGGCCGCACAGAACAAGAGGCCATAAAACGTTTATCATGTCCGCAGCTGGGCTGCCGGCCACTCTCCCCCTTTTACCACCAATCCCTCTCGGACATTGCAGAGGCCTCATCGGGCCTCTTACATTGCCGCAGTCGGCAGCCAATCATATGCAGTGATGGACTGTTTTAG
- the INKA1 gene encoding PAK4-inhibitor INKA1 isoform X1 — MQRPRLDPSTLQLQHMKISEPALSEQMDCMLRVLQDLKRSSPATAEESSAPPARRPLKRDIRSSHRTSDLSEADSACCVDLPSDVSPVSCGQRGLEWDSGYSEVSGSSLRGEEEEDDVEDEVQVAAPPVLRRHIQPPCSRLTSGGLMRSRHGRIRPKSTSDVCLEQWGGIGLGSGSQDWTGCLLSQSRSRQPLVLGDNSFADLVKQWMDLPESGDEDERRTRWLNKPHGFLVSLSGNVKKRLGNISRPRGRTEQEAIKRLSCPQLGCRPLSPFYHQSLSDIAEASSGLLHCRSRQPIICSDGLF, encoded by the exons ATGCAGAGACCCCGCCTGGACCCCAGCACCCTCCAGCTG CAGCACATGAAGATTTCTGAACCTGCGCTGTCCGAACAGATGGATTGTATGCTCCGTgtgttgcaggatctgaaacgTTCCTCCCCTGCAACGGCTGAGGAATCTTCTGCACCTCCTGCGCGCCGACCGCTAAAGCGCGACATCCGTTCTTCACATCGCACTTCAGACTTGTCCGAGGCAGACTCTGCATGCTGCGTGGATCTGCCCAGTGATGTCTCTCCAGTGAGCTGTGGCCAGCGTGGTCTAGAATGGGACTCCGGCTACTCAGAGGTTTCTGGAAGTTCCCTGCGGGGGGAGGAAGAAGAGGATGATGTGGAAGATGAAGTACAGGTGGCAGCCCCTCCAGTCCTACGCAGACACATCCAGCCGCCATGTTCACGTCTGACATCAGGGGGACTGATGCGCTCTAGACATGGGAGAATTCGTCCAAAATCCACATCAGATGTCTGCCTGGAACAATGGGGGGGCATTGGCTTAGGGAGTGGCTCCCAGGACTGGACTGGGTGTTTGCTGTCCCAGAGCCGAAGCCGGCAACCACTAGTTTTGGGGGACAACAGCTTTGCTGATTTGGTCAAACAGTGGATGGACTTGCCAGAAAGTGGTGATGAGGATGAGCGGCGGACACGATGGTTAAACAAGCCTCATGGCTTTCTTGTCAGCTTATCTGGTAATGTGAAAAAACGCCTTGGGAACATATCACGACCACGTGGCCGCACAGAACAAGAGGCCATAAAACGTTTATCATGTCCGCAGCTGGGCTGCCGGCCACTCTCCCCCTTTTACCACCAATCCCTCTCGGACATTGCAGAGGCCTCATCGGGCCTCTTACATTGCCGCAGTCGGCAGCCAATCATATGCAGTGATGGACTGTTTTAG